One genomic segment of Peribacillus sp. FSL H8-0477 includes these proteins:
- a CDS encoding CPBP family intramembrane glutamic endopeptidase, with protein MSGSDAHLDLETGEIVGMDPTIDLLFLNLLYVFWFLGIWFSIRVVHKRKLRTLVTGATRIQWKQIFSGFGLFFALLMMLQFIYFVLFPEHYIWNDFDGSKFLFLFIVVLLLTPIQTTVEELIFRGFLLQWIAKLSRNPVILSIIMAIIFGSLHFANPEMERSAMWVGLDYVFVGFMLTFIAVKVGSSELSIGAHAANNMFLFWFLADADSVGGSVPALFTVAGNNPAVSFFMDVVLFLVFYLVVTKKFKPSANKFV; from the coding sequence ATGAGTGGAAGCGATGCTCATCTCGATCTGGAAACAGGTGAAATAGTGGGGATGGACCCTACCATTGACTTGTTATTCTTAAATTTACTTTATGTCTTTTGGTTTTTAGGCATCTGGTTTTCTATTAGGGTTGTTCATAAACGTAAACTTAGAACACTTGTTACCGGAGCCACACGAATTCAGTGGAAACAAATCTTTAGTGGATTCGGGCTTTTCTTTGCACTTTTAATGATGCTTCAATTCATTTATTTCGTTTTGTTTCCTGAGCATTATATTTGGAACGATTTTGATGGTTCTAAATTTCTTTTCCTTTTTATCGTCGTTTTACTTTTAACACCGATTCAAACCACTGTCGAAGAATTAATCTTTAGAGGCTTCTTATTACAATGGATTGCAAAACTGAGCAGAAACCCAGTTATCCTGTCAATCATCATGGCAATCATATTTGGTTCCTTACATTTTGCTAATCCAGAAATGGAGCGTTCCGCAATGTGGGTGGGGCTGGACTATGTATTTGTTGGCTTTATGCTGACGTTTATCGCTGTGAAAGTTGGCAGTTCTGAGCTATCGATAGGGGCACATGCAGCGAATAATATGTTCCTTTTTTGGTTCTTAGCTGATGCTGATTCGGTTGGCGGTTCTGTTCCTGCCCTATTTACGGTTGCCGGGAATAACCCTGCTGTCTCATTTTTTATGGACGTCGTTTTATTTCTCGTATTTTATTTAGTAGTCACAAAAAAATTTAAACCTTCTGCTAACAAATTTGTATAA